aaggacttggtaaccaactggatgaagtcagatgtgagcttataaatgctgaaattattgttattgatgagatttcaatggtttcaaaacccctttttgcctatgtggatgcaagactgaaacaaatcaaaggcactcaaagaccttttggtggaatgtcagttttagctgttggagatttttaccagctgccaccagtgcgacagtctaagcctctctgtgtttatgatccagaacagattgacctatggcgggaacattttcagatgatcactctaaccgagatcatgcgtcagaaagatgatgtggcctttgcagagatgctgaacaggattagagtcaaagaaaagacagatgagctttctcagtgcgacagagatttgttgtcacaggctgtgactgcaccagaagaatgtccaactgaggtcttacacatttatgccaccaacaagaatgttgaatcccacaacacagatacgctcaagaagcttcattcaaacattataatcatcaatgcagatgatttccagaaggataaacgtacaggcagaatggcacgaagagacaaaccatttacaggtgcgcgaaatgatttacccgacaccctgaatgttgctgaaggagctcgagtgatgctgaccagaaacttggacacactaaacggtTTGGTCAGTGGTGCTTTTGGTATGCTGAtaaaggtggtgagatctgaaaatgatggacaaataattaaactggggctcagaatggacaaccggcagcctatgagacacaaccacagtgctaatgcagcatctgatgatcttgtttacattgagagagcagaggagagtctgaagtttaaaggagcggtacgcagacagtttcctgtaaagctagcATTTGCCTGCACAATCCACAAAACccagggtcttacaacacagacagctgtagtttcaatgaagaacatttttgaaccaggtatggcttatgttgctctcagcagggtgacgtctctcagtggactctatttgcaggacttggatgagaacAAGATTTATGCCAATCCCGAGGtaactgcagcgctccaaaccatgagacaagccagcgttgaggaaatgatgcctcttcttcaggtcagagaaacagc
Above is a window of Oreochromis niloticus isolate F11D_XX linkage group LG19, O_niloticus_UMD_NMBU, whole genome shotgun sequence DNA encoding:
- the LOC112843062 gene encoding ATP-dependent DNA helicase PIF1-like isoform X1; amino-acid sequence: MLTRNLDTLNGLVSGAFGMLIKVVRSENDGQIIKLGLRMDNRQPMRHNHSANAASDDLVYIERAEESLKFKGAVRRQFPVKLAFACTIHKTQGLTTQTAVVSMKNIFEPGMAYVALSRVTSLSGLYLQDLDENKIYANPEVTAALQTMRQASVEEMMPLLQSLTSKAPLLQTVFIWTATPCSNATDMCPTQTFLTWPAEVVVELLCI
- the LOC112843062 gene encoding ATP-dependent DNA helicase PIF1-like isoform X2, coding for MLTRNLDTLNGLVSGAFGMLIKVVRSENDGQIIKLGLRMDNRQPMRHNHSANAASDDLVYIERAEESLKFKGAVRRQFPVKLAFACTIHKTQGLTTQTAVVSMKNIFEPGMAYVALSRVTSLSGLYLQDLDENKIYANPEVTAALQTMRQASVEEMMPLLQTVFIWTATPCSNATDMCPTQTFLTWPAEVVVELLCI